In Cytobacillus oceanisediminis, the following proteins share a genomic window:
- a CDS encoding STAS domain-containing protein yields the protein MEATYKETKDIAGFIVANRENFQRKLLSEAVNVASKINEILQRGNIDLLKNAEKLALYVAENKEEELIAFARQEGVAWAEHSLTLSFKLEWVQAIRRTLWYFLYQFDKIKGQQTVGEDFYNMEKEVNDHVDQFLNNFFISYSDYKDEMLKSQRNLVEHLSVPIIPVSTSVAVLPLIGMIDSYRIQTIEEKVLMDISSIKIQTLIMDLSGIADMEIDVIVHFKKILSGIKMMGCDAVLTGLRAELVRKMIHAGVSFENQAETKGTMQQTLKEYLVNESK from the coding sequence ATGGAAGCAACTTACAAGGAAACCAAGGATATAGCAGGGTTTATTGTCGCAAATCGTGAGAATTTTCAGCGAAAATTATTATCCGAGGCTGTGAATGTAGCCTCTAAAATCAATGAAATCCTCCAGAGAGGCAATATCGATCTTTTAAAAAATGCCGAGAAATTGGCTTTATATGTGGCCGAAAATAAAGAAGAAGAGCTGATTGCTTTTGCCAGACAGGAAGGCGTTGCCTGGGCGGAGCATTCCCTGACGCTGTCATTTAAGCTGGAATGGGTACAGGCCATCCGGCGCACTTTGTGGTACTTTTTATACCAGTTTGACAAAATCAAAGGGCAACAGACCGTGGGTGAGGACTTCTATAATATGGAAAAGGAAGTCAATGATCATGTTGACCAATTTTTGAATAACTTCTTCATCAGCTACTCTGATTATAAAGATGAAATGCTTAAGTCACAGCGCAACCTGGTTGAGCATTTGTCGGTGCCGATTATTCCGGTCAGCACTTCTGTGGCCGTACTGCCGCTGATTGGCATGATTGATTCCTACCGGATTCAGACGATTGAAGAGAAGGTTCTGATGGATATCTCATCCATTAAAATCCAGACCTTGATCATGGATCTTTCCGGAATTGCCGATATGGAAATCGACGTCATTGTTCACTTCAAAAAGATCCTGAGCGGCATCAAAATGATGGGATGTGATGCGGTCCTTACAGGCCTGCGTGCTGAACTTGTCCGAAAAATGATCCATGCCGGCGTATCATTCGAAAATCAGGCGGAAACAAAGGGAACAATGCAGCAGACATTAAAAGAATATCTAGTGAATGAATCGAAATAA
- a CDS encoding SAM-dependent methyltransferase — translation MKKFDEMLSIHTSGDQIGFHKSFHYHRYEPTPYHGLEKLFSEYGLESSDRLVDFGCGKGRLPFYIHHTFRASAAGVEMSEDFYREALENLRTYKGEKGRISFHCILAQDYEITPQDSHFYFFNPFSVQIFMKVVNSILRSAEGNPRTMDIILYYPSEDYIFYLENSTPFELIKEVVLEGNENERFLVYRFNQTFD, via the coding sequence ATGAAAAAATTTGATGAAATGCTCAGCATCCATACAAGCGGCGACCAAATAGGATTCCATAAATCTTTCCACTACCACCGCTACGAGCCCACTCCATATCACGGCCTGGAAAAACTGTTCAGCGAATACGGGCTAGAAAGCAGTGACCGCCTGGTGGATTTCGGCTGCGGCAAAGGCCGGCTGCCATTTTATATTCACCATACATTTCGGGCATCTGCTGCCGGTGTTGAGATGAGTGAGGACTTTTACCGTGAGGCACTGGAAAACCTGCGGACTTACAAAGGAGAAAAAGGCAGAATCAGCTTTCATTGCATCCTGGCTCAGGATTATGAAATAACACCGCAGGACAGCCACTTTTACTTTTTCAATCCGTTTTCGGTGCAGATTTTCATGAAAGTCGTCAACAGCATCCTGCGCTCAGCAGAAGGGAACCCGCGTACAATGGACATCATTTTATATTACCCCTCAGAAGATTATATTTTTTATCTGGAAAACAGCACCCCATTTGAGCTGATAAAAGAGGTGGTCCTCGAGGGCAATGAAAATGAGCGTTTTTTGGTCTATCGGTTCAATCAAACGTTTGATTGA
- a CDS encoding DUF378 domain-containing protein, with amino-acid sequence MNGFQRIALVLTIIGSINWGLIGFFQFDLVASLFGGQDAVLSRIVYGLVGIAGLINLGLLFKPSREYEREPESRPVR; translated from the coding sequence ATGAACGGTTTCCAGCGCATTGCACTTGTACTGACGATCATTGGATCCATCAATTGGGGGCTGATTGGATTTTTCCAATTTGATTTAGTTGCCAGCTTATTCGGAGGACAGGATGCAGTTTTATCAAGAATAGTCTATGGTTTAGTGGGAATTGCCGGATTGATCAATCTAGGTCTCCTCTTTAAACCAAGCCGCGAATATGAAAGAGAGCCGGAATCAAGACCTGTGCGATAA
- the htpX gene encoding protease HtpX — protein MGKRIFYFLLTNVLVLLTISIIFSLIGGGNYINAQGGIDFGALLVVSAVIGFTGSFISLWMSRWMAKRMMNVQVLDPNGALSAAERDIVEKVHRLSRAAGLTHMPEVGIYHSPEVNAFATGPTKKRSLVAVSTGLLQEMDDDAIEGVIAHEVAHIANGDMVTMTLLQGVVNTFVVFLARIAAWVASRFVREEMAPIVHFIAVIVFQIAFSILGSLVVFAYSRHREFHADRGGADLAGKDKMTHALQMLKAYSSRIKGEEQTAISTLKINNRSKASLFSTHPDLDERIRRLSAK, from the coding sequence ATGGGTAAACGTATTTTTTACTTTTTATTGACGAACGTGCTTGTTCTATTGACGATCAGTATTATTTTCTCGCTGATTGGCGGAGGTAATTACATCAATGCCCAGGGCGGCATTGATTTCGGCGCATTGCTTGTTGTCAGTGCCGTGATTGGTTTCACGGGCTCATTCATTTCTCTGTGGATGTCCCGCTGGATGGCCAAGAGAATGATGAATGTCCAGGTACTGGATCCAAATGGTGCCCTTTCAGCAGCTGAACGCGACATCGTGGAAAAAGTTCACCGCCTATCAAGAGCAGCAGGCTTAACACATATGCCTGAAGTGGGAATCTACCATTCCCCTGAAGTGAACGCATTTGCAACAGGTCCTACGAAAAAACGCTCTCTTGTGGCGGTTTCAACTGGATTGCTGCAGGAAATGGATGACGATGCAATTGAAGGTGTCATCGCCCATGAAGTCGCCCATATTGCCAACGGAGACATGGTCACCATGACCCTTCTCCAGGGGGTTGTCAACACATTCGTTGTCTTCCTTGCACGAATTGCAGCCTGGGTGGCATCCCGTTTTGTCAGAGAAGAAATGGCGCCGATTGTACACTTTATAGCTGTAATCGTGTTCCAAATCGCCTTTTCAATCCTTGGAAGCCTTGTGGTCTTCGCTTACTCACGCCACCGCGAGTTCCATGCGGACCGCGGAGGAGCTGACCTTGCCGGCAAAGACAAAATGACACATGCCCTGCAGATGCTGAAGGCCTACTCAAGCCGCATTAAGGGTGAAGAACAGACAGCGATCTCCACTTTGAAAATTAATAACAGAAGCAAAGCTTCCCTGTTCTCGACACATCCCGATTTGGATGAGCGTATTAGACGTTTGAGTGCGAAGTAA
- a CDS encoding DUF1836 domain-containing protein, whose product MELFQLSRKSMADFLLSLKGEGGHSPKQILQQAWAAAHEKKGISTEAFLDTKMPAIFEKLLRADLQKIGFSLNEIVALGNQIEFTHLSSTAVQNWVKRDVKDLIGSPQLGKKYSADQAAMLFIVEDLKATLDFNSIRKILALLFNDLDDRTDDLIEPIPFYSAYAAIFEKAHQHNGAGKSMYDQTEQCIKKEALKTLESFQDFTDQQKDIVSNILVTASMTVLSAYYKSLTKKYVTATLFLNG is encoded by the coding sequence TTGGAATTATTCCAGCTATCGAGGAAAAGCATGGCTGATTTCCTTCTGTCGCTGAAGGGGGAAGGAGGGCATTCGCCCAAACAAATCCTCCAGCAGGCATGGGCGGCCGCCCATGAAAAGAAGGGAATATCAACGGAGGCTTTTCTGGATACCAAAATGCCGGCCATATTTGAAAAATTGCTGCGGGCAGATTTGCAGAAAATCGGCTTTTCCCTCAATGAAATTGTTGCGCTGGGAAACCAGATCGAATTTACCCATCTATCTTCGACTGCTGTGCAAAACTGGGTGAAGCGGGATGTGAAGGACCTGATTGGCAGTCCGCAGCTCGGCAAGAAATATTCGGCCGACCAGGCTGCCATGCTTTTTATCGTGGAGGATCTGAAAGCGACGCTTGACTTCAATTCGATCCGAAAAATTCTTGCTCTCCTTTTTAATGATCTGGATGACCGCACAGACGACCTGATTGAGCCGATTCCTTTTTATTCTGCTTACGCGGCCATTTTTGAAAAAGCCCATCAGCACAATGGTGCCGGGAAAAGCATGTACGATCAGACAGAACAATGCATCAAAAAAGAAGCATTGAAAACATTGGAGAGTTTTCAGGATTTTACTGATCAGCAGAAAGACATCGTTTCCAATATTCTTGTAACGGCTTCAATGACGGTTTTATCGGCCTACTACAAGTCGCTGACAAAGAAATATGTAACAGCTACCTTATTTTTAAATGGGTAA
- a CDS encoding MerR family transcriptional regulator: MYKISEFAEMTGLTKETLRYYAEVKLLEPAFIDPNNNYRYYDDGSYFLAILLLKLRRLGFTIQEMISVMEDESFANLEALLLQKRKLIKKQMEELQGQIEEIDAFLESGKEEES, translated from the coding sequence ATGTACAAGATTAGCGAGTTTGCGGAAATGACCGGGTTAACGAAGGAAACATTGCGATATTACGCAGAAGTGAAGCTGCTGGAGCCCGCATTTATTGACCCTAATAATAATTACCGGTATTACGATGACGGCAGCTACTTTTTGGCTATCCTTTTACTAAAGCTAAGAAGATTAGGCTTCACCATTCAGGAAATGATTTCCGTGATGGAGGATGAATCATTCGCCAATCTGGAAGCATTGCTATTGCAAAAAAGAAAGCTGATCAAGAAGCAGATGGAGGAGCTTCAAGGTCAAATAGAGGAAATCGATGCCTTTTTGGAATCGGGAAAGGAGGAAGAATCGTGA
- a CDS encoding SRPBCC family protein, whose product MIQWKEEIMIERNIEMVWSLFSDQHIKKIMPKVEEHILIEKRENEAGAKHRQTYREGKRLETYIVETLAYENSEDKKHKQIHFVLGKAFEITLAFTLVKIDESHTRFIYEGENKGVNFVGRAMLKLGGDKNNLKVVEEFLQKVREEAMKL is encoded by the coding sequence GTGATTCAATGGAAAGAAGAAATCATGATTGAAAGAAATATTGAAATGGTGTGGAGTTTGTTTTCCGACCAGCACATAAAGAAAATCATGCCCAAGGTTGAAGAGCACATCCTGATCGAAAAAAGGGAAAATGAAGCAGGGGCAAAGCACAGGCAAACCTACAGAGAAGGCAAGCGTCTTGAGACTTATATTGTCGAAACGCTGGCTTATGAGAACTCAGAGGATAAAAAGCATAAGCAGATCCATTTTGTATTGGGAAAGGCCTTTGAAATCACCCTCGCATTTACGCTGGTCAAAATCGATGAATCCCACACCAGGTTTATTTATGAAGGGGAAAATAAAGGGGTAAACTTCGTTGGAAGGGCCATGCTGAAGCTTGGCGGCGATAAAAATAACCTGAAGGTGGTAGAGGAATTCCTGCAGAAGGTTCGCGAGGAAGCAATGAAGCTATAA